The Pseudomonas sp. LFM046 region TGGTCGGATTGATGCCCTGTTTGCGAAGCTGTGCCTTGACCAGCGCCGGGTTCTGGCCGGAGATCTCGCCCCTGACCTTGGAGCCCTTCTTGTCGGTGCCTTCCCAGGCGAAAGTCATTGTTTTAAGCGCTTTTTCCGCCATGGTTAATCCTTGGTCACGCGGTTGACTTCCTCCAGGCTAGTGATGCCACTCATGGCTTTCACCAGTCCCGAGGTTCGCAGGTCATTGAAGCCATCACGGCGCGCCTGCTGGGCGATCTGGATGGAGTTGCCTTCCTCCATAATAAGCTGCTGCATCGCTGGCGTGATTTTAACCACTTCATAAATACCAACTCGGCCCTTGTATCCCTGATTGCAATTCTCGCAACCGGTCGGGCCGTAGAGCTTGAAGCTGCCAATTCGCTCTTCCGGAAAGCCCTCTTCGATCAGGGCCTCCCGTGGTACGTTCAGCTCTTTCTTGCAATGGGAACACAACTTGCGTGCCAGGCGCTGGGCGATGATCAGGTTCACCGAGGTGGCGATATTGAAGGCGGGCACCCCCATGTTGCGCAGGCGGGTCAGGGTTTCTGCGGCGCTGTTGGTGTGCAGGGTGGACAGCACCATGTGGCCGGTCTGGGCAGCCTTGATGGCGATCTCGGCCGTTTCCAGGTCCCGGATCTCGCCCACCATGATCACATCCGGGTCCTGGCGCAGGAACGCGCGCAGGGCCTGGGCGAAGTCCATGCCCTGTTTCGGATTGACGTTGACCTGGTTGACGCCCTCAAGGTTGATCTCCACCGGGTCCTCCGCCGTGGAAATATTGATATCCACGGTGTTGAGGATATTCAGGCCGGTATAGAGCGAGACGGTCTTGCCCGAGCCTGTGGGGCCGGTCACCAGGATCATGCCCTGGGGTTGCTTCAGGGCGGCGAGGTAAAGCTCCTTCTGCGCTTCTTCGTAACCGAGCGAGTCGATGCCCATCTGCGCGCTGGTGGGGTCGAGGATACGCATCACGATCTTCTCGCCCCAGAGGGTAGGCAGCGTGTTGACGCGGAAGTCGATAGATTTCGTCTTGGAAATCTTCATCTTGATCCTCCCGTCCTGGGGCTTGCGGCGCTCGGAGATGTCCAGGGCCGCCATCACCTTGAGTCGGGCAGAGATGCGGCTGGCTAGCTGAATCGGCGGCTTGGCCACCTCATGGAGCATGCCGTCGGTGCGGAAACGAACGCGGTAGGTGCGTTCGTACGGTTCGAAGTGCAAGTCCGAAGAACCGCCGCGGATGGCGTCAAGCAGCATCTTGTTGACGAAGCGCACCACTGGCGCGTCATCCGCTTCGTTGCCGCCTGAGCTTTCCTGCTTTTCGTCATCCACTGCCGCGATATCGAGGCCGTCCAGGTCCACATCGCCCAGTTCTTCCATGCCGCTGGTTGCGCTGTCGAAGAACTTCTCGATGGCATCGCCGAGCTTGTCGTCTTCGACCAGGATCGCTTCCGTATTCAGGCCAGTGCTGAACTGGATATCGGTGACGGCCTGGTGATTGGTGGGATCGGAAATGGCGACGAACAGCTTGTTGCCCCGGCGCCAGAGGGGTAGGGCCCGGTGTTGGCGAATCAGCTTTTCGCTGACCAGTTCCCTGGGCTGGGATTCCTTATCAATGCTGGACAGGTCAAGAAAGGCCACCCCGAACTGCTCAGCCGCCATCTCTGCCAGGTCGCGGCTTTTCAGCAGCTTGTTCTGCACGAGGTAGGTGATCAGCGGAATCTTGTTGCGCTGCGCCTGGGTATGGGCCTGCAGGGCGCTCCGCTCATCAAGCAGGTTGGTCAGCACCAGTTGTTTGGCCAGGCCGGATAGCGTCGGGGCGGTCTCGTTCATGGGGCGCGTCAGTCTGCGATTGTGGCTCTGCCTTATAACGTAGTTGATCTGTGGCGCCAAATAGGTGTTGGCTAGGTGACGAAAAATGGCAGTTAGTGGCTGTAAATGGAGGTGCGGACAATATGTTCGGCGATCCGAATTGACCTGCCGTTATGGTGGCCTCGACGAATTTCATCGTTGTCCGGCAGTAACTCGGGGGAATTTCGGAAAGTTGGCACGCCCTTCGCTTGAGGTTTATCAGGCAACTGGCCTACCCCATTTGAGGATCAAATAATGAAGGCACAAAAAGGCTTTACCCTGATTGAATTGATGATCGTGGTCGCGATCATCGGCATCCTGGCCGCAGTGGCCCTGCCGGCCTACCAGGATTACACCCGCAAGGCCAAGATGTCCGAAGTGACTCTGGCTGCCAGTGCATGCCGCACCACCGTTACCGAAAAGTATCAGACCCTGACCAGCGCACCGGGCGCGGGTAACTGGGGTTGCGAAATTTCTGGCGGTAGCACCAAGTACGTTTCCCAGGTGGCGTCTGCCCCCAATGGTTCCATTCGCGTGACCATTCGCGGCTTCGGCGACGCCGCCATCGATGGCAAGTTTGTCTACCTGGTACCGATCAGCTCTGGCGGTACCGCGATGTCTGCCGCTGCCAACGGCGATCTGGGTGACGCCGTATCCAGCTGGAACTGCGGTGGTAGCTCCGCTG contains the following coding sequences:
- the pilB gene encoding type IV-A pilus assembly ATPase PilB yields the protein MNETAPTLSGLAKQLVLTNLLDERSALQAHTQAQRNKIPLITYLVQNKLLKSRDLAEMAAEQFGVAFLDLSSIDKESQPRELVSEKLIRQHRALPLWRRGNKLFVAISDPTNHQAVTDIQFSTGLNTEAILVEDDKLGDAIEKFFDSATSGMEELGDVDLDGLDIAAVDDEKQESSGGNEADDAPVVRFVNKMLLDAIRGGSSDLHFEPYERTYRVRFRTDGMLHEVAKPPIQLASRISARLKVMAALDISERRKPQDGRIKMKISKTKSIDFRVNTLPTLWGEKIVMRILDPTSAQMGIDSLGYEEAQKELYLAALKQPQGMILVTGPTGSGKTVSLYTGLNILNTVDINISTAEDPVEINLEGVNQVNVNPKQGMDFAQALRAFLRQDPDVIMVGEIRDLETAEIAIKAAQTGHMVLSTLHTNSAAETLTRLRNMGVPAFNIATSVNLIIAQRLARKLCSHCKKELNVPREALIEEGFPEERIGSFKLYGPTGCENCNQGYKGRVGIYEVVKITPAMQQLIMEEGNSIQIAQQARRDGFNDLRTSGLVKAMSGITSLEEVNRVTKD
- a CDS encoding pilin; protein product: MKAQKGFTLIELMIVVAIIGILAAVALPAYQDYTRKAKMSEVTLAASACRTTVTEKYQTLTSAPGAGNWGCEISGGSTKYVSQVASAPNGSIRVTIRGFGDAAIDGKFVYLVPISSGGTAMSAAANGDLGDAVSSWNCGGSSAAVLKILPGSCSTNYTTAPENGYLAQ